Part of the Oncorhynchus kisutch isolate 150728-3 linkage group LG2, Okis_V2, whole genome shotgun sequence genome, GCTtgatttctttttttgttgagtcGCTTATGCACATGAACAAATGGAACACGAGTCAACGTGAATGAACGCTAGTCTTCAGGACAAAAGGCAGGTTCCCCTTTACCGACTGTTCAGTTTACCTGCCCTGGACAACCAGTAATGTCAACCCCTGCTTGACGTGGTTTATTTATTGTGCTTCAATAGAAGGAACCCCGTTTGCCGGGGGTGTTTTCCGGATGCGCCTGGTCCTGGGGAAGGACTTCCCTGCTGCACCACCGAAGGGCTACTTCTTAACCAAGATCTTCCACCCTAATGTGGGCCACAAGGGAGAGATCTGTGTCAACGTCCTGAAGAGGGACTGGAGGGCAGAGCTGGGACTCAGACATGTATTACTGGTAAGAAACATTTACACATCTCTATGGATGCTTCTTAATAATCCAAAATAGCAATGGGTGAAAGAAAATATTGTATCTGGTGCATTTTATATTCTTAACATTTTGTATAGTCATCTCTACTTGGTTCAAGGAAAACCTTGAAATATACCCTGATGACTCAATGgtgttcattctctctctctctctctctctctctctctctctctctcagactatCAAGTGCCTTATGATCCATCCCAACCCTGAGTCGGCTCTCAACGAGGAGGCGGGGCGTCTGCTCCTGGAGGACTATACAGAGTATGCATCCCGTGCTCGCCTCCTAACTGAGATCCATGCCATGGGGGGGCACGGTGGGGCGTCGGGGGTGCCCCAGGACCCCGCCGATGGCCCCCAGCCCAAAAAACATGCAGGGGACCCTACCAAGAGGGCGATTGGGGCAGGGGTTGCCCCCTCTGCTGCTCTGGGTAACGGAGCCAATGGAAGCAGTACTACctccagcagtagtagtagcaatagtaatgTTGTAGGGAAGAAGAAAACTGATAAAAAGCGAGCGTTGAGACGACTCTAATGCTGCTtggagtcttctctctctgtgtgtgtgtgtgtgtgtatactgaatATTGCCCCCCTCTCCCAGACTCTTTCTATCCCCCTGACTCTACTGTCCCTTTTGTACTCATTGCATCTTGTATCCCTGTTCATTCCTTGTTGCCATATATTCTCCCAATCCCCTGTGGATAAATCTATTTGCATTCAATTACTTTTTGACAGCACCCCTTTTTTAATTTGAATgaaaccttccatacatatttgTCTGTTGTAGAAGTGCTCAGAAAGTGAATTTTTGGACCTCAATGTCAAAACACAAAAGAttaaggtgctcaaagttgacccctTTTGCGAACCACAcaatgagacatccatgtctacATCACTGGAAAATATAAACGGTTGAGATTTGATATATTTTAAAAGCTTGCAAACAGGGTTGTCAGATTTATTTAGTGATTTCTTGGtagggtggggtatgcaaaataggTAAACTTTGAGAAcctttatctcctgaatgttttgggcATTTAGGTCCAGAAAGTctctttctgaccacttctttcATGGAAAACATGTCTGGAACGTTTTGTTTAAAACAAAAGGGATGTTGTGAAATAAGTGACTGAATTCAAATGGGTTCACCGATGTGTGTGTTAGTTCTCTCCATGGTTCCTCACTGTCATGATCTGAGGCTTTATTGTGTTTCATACACAGCACTAGTGATTGTGTGTGTCATACAGTAGCTAGACTGTTTGAGCTTCAGTCTGACTCATCTCCCCCATCTGAAATTAGGCTTct contains:
- the LOC109881836 gene encoding ubiquitin-conjugating enzyme E2 S, translated to MNSNVENLPPQVLRLVYKEVSALAADPPEGIKIYPSEEDITELHTAIEGPEGTPFAGGVFRMRLVLGKDFPAAPPKGYFLTKIFHPNVGHKGEICVNVLKRDWRAELGLRHVLLTIKCLMIHPNPESALNEEAGRLLLEDYTEYASRARLLTEIHAMGGHGGASGVPQDPADGPQPKKHAGDPTKRAIGAGVAPSAALGNGANGSSTTSSSSSSNSNVVGKKKTDKKRALRRL